The Kribbella amoyensis genomic sequence CCGCGCCGTTCGCGACCGCGACGAAGTACGGCAGCAGCTTGCCGTCGGCGTCGCGCACCGGCAGGTACCGCTGGTGCTTGCGCATCACGGTGGTGAGGATCTCGGCCGGCAGCTCCAGGTAGTCGGCCGAGTAGCCGCCCCGGATCGCGGTCGGTTCCTCGACCAGGTTGACGATCTGGTCGACCAGCGCGGCCTCACCCTCGACGTCGACGGTGCCGTCGACCTCACCGGCCAGCCGCTGCGCGTCGGCGACGATCCGCTCCCGCCGGCGGGCCGGGTCGGCCTCGATGCCGTGGATCCGGAGCAGGTCCAGGTACCCCTCGGCGGCCGCGATCTCGACGGTCGGCTGGGCCGCGGTCCGCAGTACCCGGGTGGTCCGCCCGGTGGCCAGCGACGACACCGCGACCGGGACGACCTGGTCGCCGAGCAGCGCGACCAGCCAGCGCACCGGCCGGGTGAAGGACAGCTTCGCGTCGTTCCAGCGCATGTTCTTGTCCGAGCGCAGCCCGCTGACGATCTCGGCGAGCACCCCGCTCAGCACCTCGGCGGCACCACGGCCCGGGTCCGGCTTGGTGACGGCGACGTACTCGACGCCGTCCACGTCGAGGTCGTGCAGCTCGCCCACCTCGACGCCCTGGCCGCGGGCGAACCCGGCGGCCGCCTTCGTGACGTTGCCCTCGGCATCGAACGCGGCGGACTTGCGCGGACCGCGGACGACCCGCTCGGCGTCCGGCTCCATCGCCTGCACCTCGGTGACGTACGCGACCACGCGGCGCGGGGTGGCGTACGTGCTGATCCGGCCGTGGCCGAGCCGGGTGGCGGCCAGCTTCTCGGTCAGCGCGGTGCGGACCGCGTCGGCGGTCTTGGTGACCTCCGACGGCGGCATCTCCTCGGTACCGATCTCGAACAGCAGCTGCCGGGTCCCGCTGACCTTGGGGTACTCGGCCGGCTCGGGCGCCGCGGCCGGCAGCTCGGCCAGGCCCAGCGGGTGCTCGAGCTCGGCCCGCCGCTCGGCCCACAGCTGGGCCACCTCGCGGGCCAGGCCGCGCATCCGGCCGAACGCCTTCGCGCGCTCGGTCGTGCTCACCGCGCCGCGGGCGTCCAGCACGTTGAAGGTGTGCGAGCAGCGCAGCACGTTGATGTGTGCCGGGACCGGCAGCCGGGCGTCGAGCATCCGGCGCGCCTCGCTCGCGTACTCCTCGAACAGCCGCTTCTGGCTGTCCACGTCGGCGTCGTCCAGGTAGTACCGGCTCATCTCGTACTCGGCCTGGCCGAACGCCTCGCCGTAGGAGATGCCGGGCGCGTAGGAGATGTCCTTGAAGTGCGAGACCCCCTGCAGCGCCATCATGATCCGCTCGATGCCGTAGGTGATCTCCACCGACACCGGGTCCAGCGTCATCCCGCCGGCCTGCTGGAAGTAGGTGAACTGGGTGATCTCCAGACCGTCCAGCCAGACCTCCCAGCCGAGTCCCCAGGACCCGGTCGCCGGGTTCGCCCAGTTGTCCTCGACGAACCGCACGTCGTGCGCGTGGATGTCGATGCCGAGCGCCTCGAGGCTGGCCAGGAACAGCTCCTGCGGGTTGCCCGGGTCCGGCTTGAGCACCACCTGGAACTGGGTGTGCGTCTGCAGCCGGTTCGGGTTCTCGCCGTACCGGCTGTCGTCCGGCCGCACGCTGGGCTCGACGTACGCCACCCGCCACGGCTCGGGACCGAGGACCCGCAGGATGGTGGCCGGGTTGAGGGTGCCCGCACCCACCTCGGTGTTGAACGGCTGCACGACCATGCAACCGCGATCGGTCCAGTACTTCGTCAGCGCGAGCAGCGCGTCCTGCATCGTGAGCACGACAACAACCTCGGGGTCGGGGATCTCCTGATCCCGGCGGACGGCCGGGACCGACCACCGGATTCTATTCGCCCCCGCGCGATGGTCTCACCACGAGGCGTCAGCAGGGTGATCTGGCCTAGACTGCCGACGTGACGAGCCCCAGACACGCAGGCGTCGTTCACTAGCCTGCCCGTTCCCGCTCCCCGGCGCCATCCGGCCTCCGGGTGAGCCGCGCTGCCGTCCGGCGGCGCTGCCCTCGTCACTCCTTCCGGCAGGAACGGTTCCATGACTTCGCCACGGATTCTCACCGTGGACGACTCGCTGCGGGCGAAACACGCGCTGCGGCTGATCGACCACGGACAAGCTCTGCTTTGGCAGGGCGACTTCCACAACGCCCGCCAGCTCCTCACCGCCCTCGGCCGACGACTGCCGGTCAGCGGTGCCACCTTCACCGAGTACCGCGCCGCACAGGCCCGGCGGACCGCGGTACTCAACGCGCTGTACGTCCCGCTGCTCGATCTGACCGTCCCGCTGAGGCGTGCCCCTGACGTGCGGACCGCGTGCCTGCACGCCTACGGTGAGACACCACCGTCGGCCATGGTGCCGTTGCGCGAGCTGCTCGGCGTGATCGGTGCGCATCAGCTTTACCTGCGCGGCATCGACGTACCGGCCGCGGGTGGCCGGATCCACCCTTGGTACGGCGTGTTCGCGCCCACCCGGCCGGAGTACCTCGAGCTGGTCGCGCGCTGTCCGTTGCCATCAGCAACCACAGTGGTCGACCTCGGGACCGGGTCCGGGGTGCTGGCCGCGATCCTGGCTCGACGGACGACGGCGCGGATCGTCGCGACCGACCTGAACCCGCGAGCGGTTGGGTGCGCGCGGGAGAACGCCGAGCGGCTCGGGTTCGCCGACCGCATCGACGGACGCCGGGTCGATCTGTATCCCGCCGGACGTGCTGGGTTGATCGTCTGCAACCCACCTTGGCTGCCGGCTCAGCCGCAGTCGCCGCTCGACCAGGCCGTGTACGACGAGGACGGGCGGATGCTGCGCGGGTTCCTCGACGGTCTCACCGCGCATCTCGAACCGGGCGGCGAGGGCTGGCTGATCCTGTCGGACCTCGCCGAGCACCTCGGTCTGCGGACCAGGTCCGAGTTGCTCCGCGCCTTCGACCGGGCGGGCCTGAAAGTCGCCGGCCGGCTCGATGCCGCCCCGACTCCCCGGAGACGCGACAGCGACCCGTTGTCGGCGGCCCGGGCGCGGGAGGTGATCTCGTTGTGGCGGCTGTGTCCATAACGGCGTCCCTCGTTCGTCGTGAGGGCATCGAACGGACACGGCAAGGAGATGGACATGAACAACAACACCCTGGTGGTACCGGACGCCGAGCTGTACTACGAGACGCGCGGCAGCGGGCCGTTGGTCGTCCTGGTGGGGGCGCCGATGAACGCGGACTCGTTCGCGCCTCTCGCCGACCTGCTCGCCGCCGATCACACCGTGCTGACCACGGATCCGCGGGGCGTGCGGCGCAGCAAGCTCGTCGACGGCGGCACCTCGACGCCGGAGCAGCGGGCGGACGACCTGGCCCGGCTGATCCGGCACGTCGGCGCGGGACCGGCGACGGTCCTCGGCTCGAGTGGTGGCGCGGTGACCGCACTGGCGTTGGCGCAGCACCATCCGGAGGTGGTGCGCACGGTGATCGCGCACGAGCCGCCGCTGGACCGGCTGGTCGAGGACGGCGAAGACCTGCTGGCGAAGTCGGAGCGGATGATGGCCACCTACCTGGCCGGGGACGTGGTCGGCGCGTGGCAGCAGTTCTTCGCGCTGGCGAACATCCAGGTCCCGGACGAGGTGGTGGAGGGGATGTTCGGCGGCGAACGGGACCCGCGGGACGTCGCCGACGAGCGGTTCTGGTTCGCCCACGAGTTGCGCGAGTCGGTCAGCTGGCAACCCGACCTGGACCGGCTGCGCGGCAACGGCGTACGGATCGTGGTCGGCATCGGCGCGGACTCGACCGGCCAGCTCTGCGACCGCACCTCGACCGCCCTCGCCGCCGGCCTCGGCATCACGCCGACCCACTTCCCCGGCGACCACACCGGCTTCGTGGACCAGACCGAACCCTTCGCCACCGCCCTCCGCAAGGAACTCCCGGCCTGACCACCAGCGCCGGAAGCCGGCCGCAACGCCCGGGTCGGACGAGCGGCCCGGGTTCGGGTCAGGTTCTCGTGCTCTCGGGTTCGGGGAGCCAGGCGTCGGGTGGGAGCTGCTGCCAGCCGTCGGCGCCGAGGCTGTCGATCGCGGCGTGCAGAGCGTCGAGACCCGGGTGCTTCAGGTCGGCCCGCCACAGCATCGTCCAGGGGTACACCGCGACCGGATCCACCAGCGGCCGGACGACGGCACCCGGTACAGCGGCCTGGGAGCCCATCGTCAGGATCGGGGCGTCGCGGTCGCGGACGTGCCGCGCGAGCTCGTCCTCCCCCTGGACATGAGGGTGGGCGCCGCCCGCGTCGATGCCGAGCGACGCGAGCAACTGAAGGACCGCGTGGTCCCAGGCCGGGGTCGCGTGATTCCCGGCGCGGAAGCAGACCCCGGTCCCCCGCAACTCCTCCAGCGGTACGGCGGCGAGATCGGCGAGCCGATGCGTCTCCGGGATCAGGACCGCCAACGGCTCGTACCGCACCACGCGCTCGCGAATCCCCGGAACCCGGGTCGGATTCCGGCCGAAACTCACGTCCAGCCGCTCGGCCAGGAGCAACGGCACGGCCGGCTCGGTACCGGTGTGGAAGCGCGCGAAGAACTCCAGCTCGGGTGCGTTCTGCCGGGCCACGTCGAGCACGAGCGTCGGCGTGAGGCCCGGCCCGACCACGTCGACGGTGAGCGACGGCGCCTCGCCGCGGAGCTCGCGAACGGTCAGGTCGTGCAGCGCGAGCAACTCCTGGGCGCGGGTCACCAGCAGGCGCCCGGCCGCGGTCAGTTCGACACTGCGGGTGGTCCGGTCGAGCAGCCGGACGCCGACGCGATCCTCCAGCCGGCGGATGTCCCGGCTGAGCGCCTGCTGCGCGATGAACAGCCGTTGGGCGGCGCGGCTGAAGTGCAACTCCTCCGCGACCACGACGAAGTACCGCAGCAGCCGGATCTCCAGGTCGTCAGGCACCCGTCCTTATTAACACGCCAGCTGCGTGAATAGGCGCCCAACAGGTGTTGGAGTCCGACCGGGGTCCTGCCTCAGGGTCGAGACATGGGAGCAAGAGCAAGGACCGCCGGGTGCTACGGGCTGACCGGCGCGATCAACGCACTGTGGGGCGCGACGCTGCCCGCCACCGATGCCCGGCTCGAACTCGGCGCCGGCCGGCTCGGCGCCTTGCTGATGGCGCTGGCGGTGGGCGCGCTGGTGGCGATGCCGATCGCGGGGCGGGTGGCCGATCGGTGGACCGCGCGTCGGTTGCTGAGCTGGTCGCTGCCGGCTTCGGCGGCGGCACCGGTCCTGGTCGCCGCGGCGCCGTCGGCCGCGATCCTGATGGTCGCGGTCGTCGTGCTCGGGATGTTGTCGGGGGCACTCAACGTCGCCCTCAGCGTGCAGGCCGTCGCCGTCGAACGCTCGACCGACCGCCCGGTGATGGCGACGATGCACGGCACCTGGACCCTCGGCGCGGTCCTCGGCGGCGCCCTCGTCACCACCACTCTCCACCTCGGCCTGACCGTCCAACCCCTCCAGGTCCTCGGCGCCACCACCCTCCTCACCACAGCCCTCCTCCTCACCCGCACCACAACCCCGGACCCAACCCACAAATCCACGAACGAGAACAGAGCAGAAGCCCCGCAGCCGACCGCAGCTCAGGCGGGTGGGGCTCAGCTCGGCGGGGGGCGGCGGGGTGGAGTCGTGGTTGCGCTGGGGGTGATGGGGGCGGCGGCCTTTCTGACGGAAGGGGCGGCGACGGACTGGGCCGGGGTGCATGCGACGCGGGTGCTCGGGGCGACGCCGGCGGTCGGATCGCTGGTCTACACGTTCTTCTTCGTGGCGATGACGGTCGTCCGGTTCGTCGGTGATCCCGTCCGCGCGCGGCTCGGGCCCGGGCGGACGATCCGGATCGCCGGCGGGACCGCGACCGCGGGGTACGCGCTGGTGCTGCTCGCCGGCGTCACGCCCACCCAGCCGGTCGGGACGGCGATCGCCGGCTGGGTGCTCGCCGGGGCCGGGATGGCGATGGTCTGGCCGGTCGTGGTCAGCGCGCTCGGGAGTTCCGGTGCGTCCGCCCGCCGGCTCTCCACCGTCACCACCATCAGCTACGGCGGCGGCCTCGTCGGTCCCGCTGTGATCGGCGCCGTCGCCGGCCAGGCCGGGCTGCCGACCGCCCTGCTGATCCCGGCCGTCCTCGGCGTCCTGGTCGCCGCCGCGGCCCCCGCAGTACTGAACCGCTTCCTCGCTTCCGGCGAGGCCGACCAAGAACCCGGCAAGACCTACCCAAGGAGCATCCGATGACCCTGACCGTGACCACCCGTACCCTCGCCGTCCCCGGTGCCCGGCTGTACCACGAGGTCCGCGGCGACGGCCCGCTCGTCGTCCTCGTCGGCGCCCCGATGGACGCCCGGTCCTTCGAACCCCTGGCCGACCTGCTGGCCACCGACCACACCGTCCTGACCGCCGATCCGCGCGGGATCAACCGCAGTCCGCTCGACGACCCGGCGTCCGGTTCGACCCCGGAGCAGCGGGCCGACGACCTGGCCCGGCTGATCACCGAACTCGATGCGGGGCCGGCGACCGTGTTCGGTTCGAGTGGTGGCGCGGTCAGCGTGCTCGCGCTCGCCCAGCACTACCCGGACCTGGTCCGCACCGTGATCGCGCACGAGCCGCCGCTGGAGAACCTGCTCGCCGACCGCGACGACCTGCACCGGCGGTCCGACGACCTGATGGCGACCTACCTGCGCGGGGACGTGGTCGGCGCCTGGCGGAAGTTCTTCGGCGCCGCGAACATCGATGCCCCCGACGAGCTGCTCGAGGCGATGTTCGGCGGCGACCGGGATCCGCAGGTGGTCGCCGACGAGCGGTTCTGGTTCGAGTACGAGATGCGAGCCAGCATCCGTTGGCAGCCGGACGTCAGCGCCCTCCGGGACGGCCCGGTCGATCTGGTGGTCGGGATCGGCACCGACTCGGCCGGACAGCTCTGCGACCGTACGTCGCGCGCCCTCGCCGCGGGCCTGGGCGTCGAACCCGCGCTGTTCCCGGGCGATCACACCGGCTTCGCCGAGGACCCGGAGCCGTTCGCGGCCCGGCTGCGCGCGGTACTGGCTGACAGCTGAGACCACGGGGCCGATAGGCGTTGCCTCTCAGCGGCGAACTGGGACGAGACCGGGAGCCCTGCCCCTCGCGGAGTATGTGAAGCTGGGGAGGTGACGGACCGCGGGCTGTGTGAGCAGCACCTGGTCCGGGCACCGGGTCGACCCAGGCCGGCGCTGTCCGGCGTGGTGACTTGACCTCAACCGTGGTTGAAGTTTCAAGCTGGTGCCGCTGAGACAGGACATCGCAGATATCGGCCCCGCGCGGGGCCCTGACGAAGGAGCAGAGTTGACCACGTACACGCTTCCCGACCTCCCCTACGACTACGGCGCACTCGCGCCGAGCATCGCCGGCGAGATCATGGAGCTGCACCACTCCAAGCACCACCAGACCTACGTGAACGGTCTGAACGACACCCTGGAGAAGCTGGCCGCGGCCCGCGAGAAGGGGGACTTCGGCGCGATCGTCGGGCTGGAGAAGTCGCTCGCCTTCAACCTCGGCGGGCACGTCAACCACTCGATCTTCTGGAAGAACC encodes the following:
- a CDS encoding glycine--tRNA ligase — its product is MQDALLALTKYWTDRGCMVVQPFNTEVGAGTLNPATILRVLGPEPWRVAYVEPSVRPDDSRYGENPNRLQTHTQFQVVLKPDPGNPQELFLASLEALGIDIHAHDVRFVEDNWANPATGSWGLGWEVWLDGLEITQFTYFQQAGGMTLDPVSVEITYGIERIMMALQGVSHFKDISYAPGISYGEAFGQAEYEMSRYYLDDADVDSQKRLFEEYASEARRMLDARLPVPAHINVLRCSHTFNVLDARGAVSTTERAKAFGRMRGLAREVAQLWAERRAELEHPLGLAELPAAAPEPAEYPKVSGTRQLLFEIGTEEMPPSEVTKTADAVRTALTEKLAATRLGHGRISTYATPRRVVAYVTEVQAMEPDAERVVRGPRKSAAFDAEGNVTKAAAGFARGQGVEVGELHDLDVDGVEYVAVTKPDPGRGAAEVLSGVLAEIVSGLRSDKNMRWNDAKLSFTRPVRWLVALLGDQVVPVAVSSLATGRTTRVLRTAAQPTVEIAAAEGYLDLLRIHGIEADPARRRERIVADAQRLAGEVDGTVDVEGEAALVDQIVNLVEEPTAIRGGYSADYLELPAEILTTVMRKHQRYLPVRDADGKLLPYFVAVANGAVDEDTVRAGNEGVLRARYEDANFFWKADLQTSPETMKAELEKLAFEERLGSMAQRATRIGRIAESLAETVGLDGDDLTTLRRAAELAKFDLGSQMVVELTSLAGTMAREYARRAGETEAVAQALYDMELPRSAGDPTPSTVPGALLALADRFDLLAGLFAIGATPTGSSDPFGLRRAAAGVVAILRDQPELRAITLPVGLAAAAEQIVAQGIEVPEKALGEVADFAVRRYEQQLVDGDHDHLQVAAVLPLAMAPAIADETLAELQRQVATEGFADLVAVLQRVRRIVPADVEAKYDPSKLTEPAEQALHQAVEKVGEAPSSLADFVAAASVLVDPVTTFFEEILVMAEDEEVRAARLGLLATIRDLAAPVLDWQALGTSLNRE
- a CDS encoding methyltransferase translates to MTSPRILTVDDSLRAKHALRLIDHGQALLWQGDFHNARQLLTALGRRLPVSGATFTEYRAAQARRTAVLNALYVPLLDLTVPLRRAPDVRTACLHAYGETPPSAMVPLRELLGVIGAHQLYLRGIDVPAAGGRIHPWYGVFAPTRPEYLELVARCPLPSATTVVDLGTGSGVLAAILARRTTARIVATDLNPRAVGCARENAERLGFADRIDGRRVDLYPAGRAGLIVCNPPWLPAQPQSPLDQAVYDEDGRMLRGFLDGLTAHLEPGGEGWLILSDLAEHLGLRTRSELLRAFDRAGLKVAGRLDAAPTPRRRDSDPLSAARAREVISLWRLCP
- a CDS encoding alpha/beta fold hydrolase — encoded protein: MNNNTLVVPDAELYYETRGSGPLVVLVGAPMNADSFAPLADLLAADHTVLTTDPRGVRRSKLVDGGTSTPEQRADDLARLIRHVGAGPATVLGSSGGAVTALALAQHHPEVVRTVIAHEPPLDRLVEDGEDLLAKSERMMATYLAGDVVGAWQQFFALANIQVPDEVVEGMFGGERDPRDVADERFWFAHELRESVSWQPDLDRLRGNGVRIVVGIGADSTGQLCDRTSTALAAGLGITPTHFPGDHTGFVDQTEPFATALRKELPA
- a CDS encoding LysR family transcriptional regulator, translating into MPDDLEIRLLRYFVVVAEELHFSRAAQRLFIAQQALSRDIRRLEDRVGVRLLDRTTRSVELTAAGRLLVTRAQELLALHDLTVRELRGEAPSLTVDVVGPGLTPTLVLDVARQNAPELEFFARFHTGTEPAVPLLLAERLDVSFGRNPTRVPGIRERVVRYEPLAVLIPETHRLADLAAVPLEELRGTGVCFRAGNHATPAWDHAVLQLLASLGIDAGGAHPHVQGEDELARHVRDRDAPILTMGSQAAVPGAVVRPLVDPVAVYPWTMLWRADLKHPGLDALHAAIDSLGADGWQQLPPDAWLPEPESTRT
- a CDS encoding MFS transporter; its protein translation is MGARARTAGCYGLTGAINALWGATLPATDARLELGAGRLGALLMALAVGALVAMPIAGRVADRWTARRLLSWSLPASAAAPVLVAAAPSAAILMVAVVVLGMLSGALNVALSVQAVAVERSTDRPVMATMHGTWTLGAVLGGALVTTTLHLGLTVQPLQVLGATTLLTTALLLTRTTTPDPTHKSTNENRAEAPQPTAAQAGGAQLGGGRRGGVVVALGVMGAAAFLTEGAATDWAGVHATRVLGATPAVGSLVYTFFFVAMTVVRFVGDPVRARLGPGRTIRIAGGTATAGYALVLLAGVTPTQPVGTAIAGWVLAGAGMAMVWPVVVSALGSSGASARRLSTVTTISYGGGLVGPAVIGAVAGQAGLPTALLIPAVLGVLVAAAAPAVLNRFLASGEADQEPGKTYPRSIR
- a CDS encoding alpha/beta fold hydrolase gives rise to the protein MTLTVTTRTLAVPGARLYHEVRGDGPLVVLVGAPMDARSFEPLADLLATDHTVLTADPRGINRSPLDDPASGSTPEQRADDLARLITELDAGPATVFGSSGGAVSVLALAQHYPDLVRTVIAHEPPLENLLADRDDLHRRSDDLMATYLRGDVVGAWRKFFGAANIDAPDELLEAMFGGDRDPQVVADERFWFEYEMRASIRWQPDVSALRDGPVDLVVGIGTDSAGQLCDRTSRALAAGLGVEPALFPGDHTGFAEDPEPFAARLRAVLADS